In Helicobacter pylori Shi112, the genomic window CTGGTGTCAATGGGATGCAAGCCCACCAAATCGCTTTGGATATTGAGAGTAATAATATTGCGAATGTGAATACCACTGGTTTTAAATATTCTAGGGCTTCTTTTGTGGATATGCTCTCTCAAGTCAAACTCATCGCTACCGCACCCTATAAAAACGGGTTAGCAGGGCAGAATGACTTTTCTGTGGGGCTTGGGGTAGGCGTGGATGCGACGACTAAAATCTTTTCACAAGGCAATATCCAAAACACAGATGTCAAAACCGATCTAGCGATTCAAGGCGATGGCTTTTTTATCATTAGCCCTGATAGGGGGATCACGCGCAATTTCACTAGAGATGGGGAGTTCCTTTTTGACTCGCAAGGGAGTTTGGTTACCACCGGCGGGCTTGTGGTGCAAGGGTGGGTGCGAAACGGGAGCGATACCGGCAATAAAGGGAGCGATACGGACGCTTTAAAAGTGGATAACACCGGCCCTTTAGAAAACATTAGAATTGATCCAGGAATGGTGATGCCAGCCAGAGCGAGTAACCGCATTTCTATGAGAGCGAATTTAAACGCTGGAAGGCATGCGGATCAAACAGCGGCGATATTTGCTTTGGATTCTTCAGCCAAAACCCCTTCAGATGGCATTAATCCGGTGTATGATTCAAGCACGAATCTAACTCAAGTCGCCGAAGACATGGGATCTTTATACAATGAAGATGGCGACGCTCTTTTATTGAATGAAAATCAAGGGATTTGGGTGAGTTATAAGAGCGCAAAAATGGTCAAAGACATCCTCCCTTCTGCAGAAAACAGCACGCTTGAATTGAATGGGGTTAAGATTTCTTTCACGAACGATTCAGCGGTTAGCAGGACTTCAAGCCTAGTGGCAGCCAAAAATGCGATCAATGCGGTCAAAAGCCAAACAGGCATTGAAGCTTATTTGGACGGCAAGCAATTGCGTTTGGAAAACACCAATGAATTAGACGGCGATGAAAAGCTTAAAAACATTGTGGTTACTCAAGCCGGAACCGGGGCGTTCGCTAATTTTTTAGACGGCGATAAAGATGTAACGGCTTTCAAATACAGCTACACGCATTCTATCAGCCCTAATGCGGATATTGGGCAGTTTAGGACCACTGAAGACTTGCGCGCATTAATCCAGCATGACGCTAATATCGTTAAAGATCCTAGTTTAGCGGACAATTACCAGGACTCAGCCGCTTCTATAGGGGTTAGCGTCAATCAATACGGCATGTTTGAAATCAATAACAAAGATAATAAAAATGTCATTAAAGAAAATCTCAATATCTTTGTGAGCGGGTATTCTTCAGACAGCGTAACGAACAATGTTTTGTTTAAAAATGCGATGAAAGGGCTTAATACCGCCTCTTTAATTGAAGGGGGAGCGTCAGCGAGCAGTTCTAAATTCACCCACGCAACCCATGCGACAAGCATTGATGTGATAGACAGC contains:
- the flgE gene encoding flagellar hook protein FlgE, translated to MLRSLWSGVNGMQAHQIALDIESNNIANVNTTGFKYSRASFVDMLSQVKLIATAPYKNGLAGQNDFSVGLGVGVDATTKIFSQGNIQNTDVKTDLAIQGDGFFIISPDRGITRNFTRDGEFLFDSQGSLVTTGGLVVQGWVRNGSDTGNKGSDTDALKVDNTGPLENIRIDPGMVMPARASNRISMRANLNAGRHADQTAAIFALDSSAKTPSDGINPVYDSSTNLTQVAEDMGSLYNEDGDALLLNENQGIWVSYKSAKMVKDILPSAENSTLELNGVKISFTNDSAVSRTSSLVAAKNAINAVKSQTGIEAYLDGKQLRLENTNELDGDEKLKNIVVTQAGTGAFANFLDGDKDVTAFKYSYTHSISPNADIGQFRTTEDLRALIQHDANIVKDPSLADNYQDSAASIGVSVNQYGMFEINNKDNKNVIKENLNIFVSGYSSDSVTNNVLFKNAMKGLNTASLIEGGASASSSKFTHATHATSIDVIDSLGTKHAMRIEFYRSGGAEWNFRVIVPEPGELVGGSAARPNVFEGGRLRFNNDGSLAGMNPPLLQFDPKNGADAPQRINLAFGSSGSFDGLTSVDKISETYAIEQNGYQAGDLMDVRFDSDGVLLGAFSNGRTLALAQVALANFANDAGLQALGGNVFSQTGNSGQALIGAANTGRRGSISGSKLESSNVDLSRSLTNLIVVQRGFQANSKAVTTSDQILNTLLNLKQ